The Nicotiana tomentosiformis chromosome 2, ASM39032v3, whole genome shotgun sequence genome includes the window ACACTTTGATAGTTGCTATTTAGACAATGCGCTTTTTCCTTCAATTATTGGTACTTTTAGCGGCTAAATAATGCAAGGGTCATTAAACGAACCAATCATCCAAAGAGAGATGCCTaacgaaattggaaatttgatggTCTTGCCAAATCCCAACTCCCAAATAAGAAACatatatcaaaaaaaaaaaaggaagaaaaaaaaaagcagtAGCGAAGATCCTAAATTGAACCCTTCTGTTTGTTTTGAAACAAAAGTGCATTAAGGAATAAGGAGATTAAACTCACAAAGTCAAATTAAGATTTTGCTTGTAAGTGTAATTGTATAAGCCACAATGATTTGAAAGTTGCATGTGGAAATGTTTTCGCTCTACGGATCAAAGGTACGCTAGAGAACACTTCAAAGTATGCGATAagagaattaaatattttaagaaattggattttttttaattataggaGTATTATTCATGATCTAAAAATCTTTCATGTGTAGGCTTGATTTTTTTTAACCAAAcaagtgatttttttttattttttttttgttaatgtGTGACTTAAAATTCAAACATAGAACTTCTATGTTCCAGCTTTGACATGTGTTTCACCTAAATATCTAAATTCCCAAGTGAATGGTGAATGTATATTTCACTTTGCATCGTTCTCCTTCTCCATTGATCACTTTTTCCCTCTCTTCTTTGAAATCATTAATAACCGGtctgttttttcttttctttctgaaAAAAAGTATCTGAAGTAAATAATATTCTAGCTTTAACCAACCCCTTTTGACCGAATCAAATCTTTAATTCAGCGGTATATATTATCATAATATTATCTTAAGCAAATAATCAAATCTTTCTTCCTTATATGTTGTCTACTAGAACTTGCGACTTTGTTGAGGGCGTTAAACGAAGCCAATGGGGAGGTTACTACTACAAGAAGACTAGTCCTCTGTTTTATCGGGTGAATAGTACTTATcttcattcaatatttccaacaAACAAAAAGTGTTTACTATTTTGCTGTAAACACGGAATAGATaagtatttttttctcttttatagAGTAGCATTTGCAGTTTAGCCTGGTAAAAGTCCACATGTGAGTCGATATCCTAACACTTATAAATTATAAAGTAATAACTTTCTGTCACTTGAATACTCCTAATACTTATAGAGTGACAGAATTCCAGGAAGTAGACTAATCAATTAAGCTGCACTCCTCGAAAGGGGTAGATTTCTGGATAGCGAATTTCTGCCCTAACAACGTTTAACCAAATGATATAATTATGCAAACAGACAATCTTTATTGGAGGTTAAAAATATTTGCTGGTATTAATTAAGCTAATTATCTGCTTTCTTCAAGAGTTTTTGGATGCAATATGTTTTGGCACATACGCCTATTAAGTGGAGGCGGATGCAACATGAGTTCAATTGAACCTAACATTTTCCATTGAGCAtaaatatatatttgaaaaaccaaaatttctataaatattaaattctacaGAGTTCAATCgtataaataaaaatattgaatTCTTCAAATTTAAATCCTGAATCCATTTCTTCTATGTAGTACTGGTCTACTTGTGGCTAATTTGCGTCTCGTTTATCTGACGCCTCATCCACTAGCCTTTATCATCTTCATCTGAAATTAAGCAGCACTCGCCAATGCATTCAAATACTTGTGAAAGGGTAGTGTTAATTAACATGGCTGAGCAGCATAGTCAAAGGGCCATAAGTAACACTTTATTTTATGTGTTTTTTTAATGAAATTTACTTTTGCAATAAAGGGCTTCTTTGGCTTGATGAGTCAATTATACAAACAGTGTCCTCAATCTCAAGCATTGACTTGATCTCCTTGGCCTTTCCCCACAGCACAGAATAAAATCCAGCAGATATGATAACTGCTCCTATAACACTGCCCACCACATTGTAACAAAAAATTTACTTCATGAAATTATATATGTGCATTAAAAACTAATACTTCAAAACCAGAAGGAAGATGAGTCATGTAATTATAAATTACAATACAGCGGAAAAGAGCATTGCAGATGCATTAATTTGTTTGCAAGCAACCCAAGCTTTTTTTATGGTCAGCAAAAGAAAAACTTAAACATTAAACAAAGAGAGTATTACAGGGAGCAGGGTGCGACAGTAGAAGTAGAAGTAGTActagtagtagtagcagtagcagtagctaTACCTAAACTAGTAGTAGTATTAATCGCAATAGTAGTTATGCCTAAACTAGTAGTGTACGTTTGTCAACCTAGTTTTTGTAATATAACTAGAAGCAACTCAAAGCTAATTGATCAATCATGtgtaatgtcatgggcggctttccagccatgccccatgatcccttggacgcgccccgtggcgtcctggccagcctcccaacgcccgtcgccacggtcggccccgtggtctcggcagctccaagtgacaagcgcgcatgtgcctctgtcgccccaccgatagccatcgccagcgcccagccacaggcaaaagccgacagcgccgcgcgcgcagacaatgccgcgcgcgcagaccctgatgctaaagacaaagttgctgccaacggacttgctgctgctttgtagaagactaagtccttttcattgtaaatatagagtagttttgctgcattttctttaagtgtgattttccagctttcataggtctagtcatgtaactttggtttattttttttaagcattattaagggggaccaagcaatcaaaactttcaagcaagcaaacaattctctgtactggtgtctctcccccccgacaccgtcttgttttctgtaatagctttcattcaatgcaatcaagctttctttcattctcaattctcttttctgctctctttcaattgctcatgacattggttttcccgtacggcactgacaatctagtctagcgtacggaggggacctcagttggcggacagcaaccgtactgacatcggttgcctagccttacgtcgcccttccaaggaacttcaggaaggcgccgcgtaacagttggtatcagagcctaggctcgacatcggacgagggatcacattgcaattaccaccatttctgaccatggtgaattatggggatcgcatcgcgacccttgagggaacggttgacgcattacggcccatcgtggaaattattggcctcaaatggtcgatgacgtcgctcagtatgtgaagacttgtctagtatgccaaaaagataagtcagaccgcttgacgcaggcagggctcttggaaccactagctgtaccaaaaagaccttgggaaagcgtttccctggacttcatcaccggattgcccaaggtcggagatctcacaactatcttggttgtggtggatcggttttccaagtatgctacctttatagcagccccacaatatatatcagcagaagatacagctcgactattcttctctcatgtcgtcaagtattggggcttacctaaagacattgttagtgatcgcgactcacgcttcactagcaatttttggacccaactctttaagtgcctcgggtcaaaattgagtcatagctcaagttttcatccgcaatctgatggccagacggagcgattcaatggcatgctagaggaatatctccggcactttgtgaccggatcgcagaagaattgggtgaagcttctggatgctgctcaactgtgtttcaattcacaaaagagctcaagtaccaacaaaagcgcttttgaaattgttaccggacagcaaccgctactcccacacacagtgaacgcaccaaacatgtcaaaatctcctcgggctgccagcttctcaaaagaatggaagcaaaatttggagatagtgcggagctatcttgtcaaagcccaaaagcggatgaagaggcatgctgatcagaatcgccgctttgtggaataccaggtgggagacaaagtgatggtcaaaatcccaaagcggtacttgtttgcaggggtccatgaccctcgcctattgcaaaaatatattggacccttgtccattgaaaggcgcattgggaaagttgcataccgggtggataccccagcttggtggaaaatccatcctgttttccatgtcagtctcctgaaaccttttcgggaagatgtggaggatccttcacgaagccaactcacaataccaagtattcgaggccccaattcaaccggaaaaaggcgtgctgaagctattcttgatgatcgagtgattcacgcctcaagaaaagatcaccaggagttcttggtgaaatggcagggatgtgatgcagaggagaatacttgggagaggggaacaaacctcaaagcctacaagagcctgattgatgattaccttgcaaggaaggcgccgaggacgtcgccaactcaggtgggggagaatgtcatgggcggctttccagccatgccccatgatcccttggacgcgccccgtggcgtcctggccagcctcccaacgcccgtcgccacggtcggccccgtggtctcggcagctccaagtgacaagcgcgcatgtgcctctgtcgccccaccgatagccatcgccagcgcccagccacaggcaaaagccgacagcgccgcgcgcgcagacaatgccgcgcgcgcagaccctgatgctaaagacaaagttgctgccaacggacttgctgctgctttgtagaagactaagtccttttcattgtaaatatagagtagttttgctgcattttctttaagtgtgattttccagctttcataggtctagtcatgtaactttggtttattttttttaagcattattaagggggaccaagcaatcaaaactttcaagcaagcaaacaattctctgtactggtgtctctccccccgacaccgtcttgttttctgtaatagctttcattcaatgcaatcaagctttctttcattctcaattctcttttctgctctctttcaattgctcacgacattggttttcccgtacggcactgacaatctagtctagcgtacggaggggacctcagttggcggacagcaaccgtactgacatcggttgcctagccttacgtcgcccttccaaggaacttcaggaaggcgccgcgtaacagtaaaCATGAGGAAAAGAATGGCTTTATATATACCTTCCTAAATGGAGTGATTCGGCAAGAAATAGGATCCCCAAGATTGCTGCAATTACCATTCCCAAGGGCTTGAACATCGCTACATAAAGAGGACCTTTCTTGTCCAAGCACCATGTCAAAACGTTGTAACGAAACACACTTCCAGATACAGCCTAGTGTGTAAGAAAACAGAATCAGATATCTGTTAAAGAACAAGGTGCAGAAGAGAACTGAAAATGAAGCATCAAATTTCTTACTGAGAAAACAATGGCTATAATTCCAATCCCAGGCTTCACCATCCATGCCTCTGGATTTCTTTCTAATACCAGAGTTAAAATTGCACACTGAATACTCCCAAAGCAGCAAGTGAAGAACACTATTGTCATTTGTTCAGGGTATTTCTTCACCGTATCTGTCTAAACGAGTACAACATGAAATGAATTTGTAATAATGTCCTAATTCTGAGATATAAACCTGCTTATCTATAAACCAATATCAAATTAGCAGCCACAGTAATGTTAAAATGGTTGAGATGACGACAGTCTACCTACGTTGCTTGGACACGGGTGCGGGTGTTtgacacgggtgcggatctagaggtcggatccttcgagatgtaaattctaagattcggggatatcatcctagtacggatacgggtgcggggatccggctaaatataattcaaaaaatataaaaaaatatctaaattatgagaaattttgtcgAATACTTatgtatagcttgtaaagtgtggatttcttttttattctcaagttgtaggtAAATAAATGATTGATTTCATAGATAAGGTATGTTGTTTTCTTCAAATTTAACCTCggagaatcaaattgtatctcgtctcgaatttttccGGCCGTCGCGGTCAAAGTACCAAAAATTatttgaccagatccggtacggatcccatacccacactcatactagtgtcgtgtcgacacgggtacgacacctaaactgccatgtcggagcaacttagcaGTCTACAATTAAAGGATTTAGGCACTAAGTAGTAAGTGAAATTCTAGTAAGTGTAAAATGAATCGAGCCTACCAAAAGGTTGCTAGAGGCAAAATGAATTTTTATGACTTATGAGGTATGAATTGGAAACAGATTGAAGCATCCTCTACTATGACATGTTCTACAGGCAGTATAAAAAGGGGCAGCGCGGTGCACTAAGCTTCCGCTATGCGCGGTATCGGGGAAAAGGCCAAACCACTAGGGTCTATTATAcacagtcttaccctgcatttctgcaagaggttgtttccacgatGTTCTACCGGCATTATCATTAACTGAAATAAGTCCTACATACACGAAACACACTGCTAACTCTGAAAGATTGTGAAGAtggtttttaacttcaaattcaTTCTCATTGTTGAATTACATGTAATATGTTTTACCTGAAGAATGTTCCATCCAGAAGACATGATGCAGGTGATGGTAATGAGAAGACCTCCCAGTAGCCAATTTGATTCTTGTGAAAGTAAAGAGTGATGATGAGATGAATGAGAAGGTAAAGTAGATGATCCAAGTAGTTTTGGCCCTTTGTATAGAGTCATGATAGATGCTCCAATAATTGCCACTATGGTGCCAAGAGATTTTGCTTGACTGCTAGCCTTTCTTATATCTAACTTCTCCATCCTGAAAATTTTGCAAAAACCTTGAGAAATTCTGAACATGTGAACCACTAGATACAACTAAAAACTTGCAATCTTGCATAGTATCACTTCTACTATTCAACTATTTTAGAGGGAAAAAAGCTCATGGTCCAAAAGACCAGGCTATTTAGTGGCAGAAGCTAGTGGTTTTGCAGCACTATCAAAAGATATGTGTTTAAATCAGAAGATAACAACTTTTTGCATATGCCTTGAGAAAATAACTTGGGTACTGGAAACACCATGTGGTGCAGCGGATGGGGCTGCTCTTCCCTTAACCAGAGGTCTCGGGTTCGAGCCTTGGGTATGAAAAAATCTTGGCAGGGAGCACTTCCCCCCAATGGGGTCCTACGCAGTGCGAATCCAGATATAGTCGTGCTCCAATGCGAGTACCGGACACCGGATAAAGGGCAGCCTGgcgcactaagctcccgctatgcgcggagtccggggaagggccggaccacaagggtctatcgtatgcagccttaccctgcatttttgcaagaggatgtttccacagctcgaacccgtgacctcctggtcacatgacaactTTATGAGTTACGCCAAGGCGGACACCGAGtaagaaaccaaaaaaaaaagtactGGAGACCCCTAACTGCGGACTCTGACTCAGAAACAAAAGTGAGTTTACTGCACTAACagtataaaatatatttatacagCCTGGtcatttataaaataattataggTAAATTTCTACGACAAACATTACTTGGTTACCTAATAAAAATGGTAGTTATTCTACTACAATATGTTAAGCTAACTGATAATATAAGAGTCCTTATACTGTATGAGCATGTTACTTAACATCATGTTTAGATTGTTGTTACatgtcgtttcataatgtatcgtattgtattgtactgtattgtattgtattgttagaTAAagacaatgtttggatagattgtatcgtttgccgTCGTTTCATGcagaggcggagctaggattTGAACCTTATGGGTTCGAGATTATAATCattttaagttactgggttctaaattaataatttgtacatattcattgaatttcttaatacaaatataGGGTTTGAACAAAAactactgggttcggccgaacccgcaaACAACACTTTGGCTCCGCCCCTGGTTTCATGATATCACGCACtaaaaat containing:
- the LOC104095549 gene encoding WAT1-related protein At3g28050-like, with protein sequence MVIMEMQSWSKDVFPFVAMVLVECCEMGMITLGKAAMNDGMSNLVYVVYYNALGTLLLLPFLIFHRCRSNMAPITLSILWRFFLLGLLGICLLQVLAYTGIKYSSPTLAAALGNLMPGFTFLLAIIFRMEKLDIRKASSQAKSLGTIVAIIGASIMTLYKGPKLLGSSTLPSHSSHHHSLLSQESNWLLGGLLITITCIMSSGWNILQTDTVKKYPEQMTIVFFTCCFGSIQCAILTLVLERNPEAWMVKPGIGIIAIVFSAVSGSVFRYNVLTWCLDKKGPLYVAMFKPLGMVIAAILGILFLAESLHLGSVIGAVIISAGFYSVLWGKAKEIKSMLEIEDTVCIIDSSSQRSPLLQK